Proteins encoded within one genomic window of Prosthecobacter fusiformis:
- a CDS encoding ArsR/SmtB family transcription factor gives MLRKKESESPPTLMSDMALELIAFRFRALSEPMRLKLLNLLMQGERTVGQLVEASGSGQANVSKHLAVLRDAGMIGMRKEGLSTYCYIADAMVNELCEMMCRRLREEMEARARALAFDPKI, from the coding sequence ATGCTCCGCAAAAAAGAATCTGAATCCCCGCCGACATTGATGTCTGACATGGCGCTGGAGTTGATCGCATTCCGTTTTCGAGCTCTGTCCGAACCGATGCGGTTGAAGCTGCTAAACCTGCTAATGCAGGGTGAACGCACCGTCGGACAGCTTGTGGAAGCTTCTGGCTCCGGTCAGGCAAACGTCTCCAAACATCTGGCTGTGTTGCGAGATGCGGGGATGATTGGCATGCGTAAAGAAGGGCTGTCCACATACTGTTATATCGCCGACGCGATGGTGAATGAGCTCTGCGAAATGATGTGCCGCCGTCTGCGTGAAGAAATGGAGGCCCGGGCCAGAGCGCTGGCCTTTGATCCCAAGATCTGA
- a CDS encoding MBL fold metallo-hydrolase: MFLRQITDSSLAQNAYLIGCQRTGEAVIVDPERDVDRYLKLAAENDLRITAVAETHIHADYLSGARELVTHHGVEAYLSAEGGPDWQFEWAHGNPKAHFLRDGDSFHVGKIEFKALLTAGHTPEHLSYLVTDHGGGATLPMGLLSGDFIFVGGVGRPDLLESAAGQKGVMESSARVLYANLRATEDLPEHLQILPAHGAGSACGKSLGAIPNSVMGYERLFNPAFKKALTEGEDEFVKDILAGQPAPPLYFARMKRDNRAGPVLLPEGKLPQPKHLSVAELSVFLGGVKSVVLDLRSDRTAFMQRHVKGALLAPLAGGKLPIAAGSYVEEGAQILLIVHDPSEVGAAVRQLIRIGLDDVAAWMTLAEIQEASDALMTTQAYITTDQLHEALDTQPEAQVLDVRGADEYAERHVEGALNIPHTRLAARIQELSADRRLYVHCGSGLRASLATAYLAQQGRDVVLVDGAFEKIASSLKTTAKAKF; encoded by the coding sequence ATGTTTCTTCGACAGATCACTGATTCATCCCTGGCTCAAAATGCTTACCTCATCGGCTGCCAGCGCACCGGCGAAGCTGTAATCGTGGATCCTGAGCGTGATGTGGACCGCTATTTAAAGCTGGCGGCAGAAAATGACCTGCGCATCACTGCCGTTGCCGAAACGCACATTCATGCGGATTACCTCAGCGGTGCGCGGGAGCTGGTCACACATCATGGAGTGGAGGCCTATCTTTCCGCAGAAGGTGGCCCGGACTGGCAGTTTGAATGGGCGCATGGGAATCCCAAGGCGCATTTCCTCCGCGACGGGGATTCTTTTCATGTGGGCAAGATCGAGTTCAAAGCGCTGCTGACCGCCGGACATACGCCGGAACATCTGAGCTATCTGGTGACCGATCACGGCGGCGGGGCGACATTGCCGATGGGCCTGCTGAGTGGAGACTTTATCTTTGTGGGGGGTGTGGGGCGTCCAGACCTTTTGGAAAGCGCGGCGGGCCAGAAAGGGGTGATGGAATCAAGCGCACGAGTCCTTTATGCCAACTTACGCGCTACGGAGGACCTTCCAGAACATTTGCAGATCCTGCCTGCGCATGGTGCAGGGAGTGCCTGTGGCAAATCTTTGGGGGCCATCCCCAATAGTGTGATGGGTTATGAGCGCCTCTTTAACCCGGCTTTCAAAAAGGCGCTGACCGAGGGGGAAGACGAATTTGTGAAGGACATCCTGGCGGGGCAACCCGCGCCGCCCCTCTACTTTGCGCGGATGAAGCGGGATAACAGAGCCGGACCGGTCCTCCTCCCGGAAGGTAAGCTGCCGCAGCCGAAGCATCTTTCGGTGGCCGAATTGTCCGTCTTTCTTGGTGGGGTGAAGTCGGTGGTTCTGGATTTGCGCTCGGATCGAACCGCCTTCATGCAAAGGCATGTAAAAGGGGCTCTGCTGGCACCCCTGGCAGGGGGCAAGCTACCCATTGCGGCTGGGTCCTATGTAGAAGAGGGAGCACAGATCCTGTTGATTGTGCATGACCCCTCGGAGGTAGGGGCGGCGGTGCGTCAGTTGATCCGCATCGGTCTGGATGATGTGGCGGCATGGATGACGCTGGCGGAAATCCAAGAGGCCAGTGATGCTCTGATGACCACGCAGGCATACATCACGACGGACCAGCTTCATGAGGCGCTGGACACTCAGCCCGAGGCGCAGGTGCTGGATGTACGCGGAGCGGATGAATACGCCGAAAGGCATGTGGAGGGAGCCTTAAACATCCCCCATACCCGCCTGGCGGCTCGCATCCAAGAGCTGTCTGCGGATCGGCGTCTTTATGTCCACTGTGGCAGCGGACTACGGGCCAGTTTGGCCACGGCGTATCTGGCTCAGCAGGGACGCGATGTCGTCTTGGTGGACGGTGCTTTTGAGAAAATCGCCAGCTCTTTGAAAACCACTGCCAAAGCCAAATTTTAA
- a CDS encoding PEP-CTERM sorting domain-containing protein (PEP-CTERM proteins occur, often in large numbers, in the proteomes of bacteria that also encode an exosortase, a predicted intramembrane cysteine proteinase. The presence of a PEP-CTERM domain at a protein's C-terminus predicts cleavage within the sorting domain, followed by covalent anchoring to some some component of the (usually Gram-negative) cell surface. Many PEP-CTERM proteins exhibit an unusual sequence composition that includes large numbers of potential glycosylation sites. Expression of one such protein has been shown restore the ability of a bacterium to form floc, a type of biofilm.): MRKFFYWLTSLAIAVLAAGASEQGDDAAEILWTPASQLNALPVPEPSRAVLLGIGIMAIAFTYRKAWINLKRKD, translated from the coding sequence ATGCGCAAATTTTTCTACTGGCTGACTTCACTCGCGATTGCCGTACTGGCTGCGGGTGCTTCAGAGCAGGGTGATGACGCTGCTGAAATATTGTGGACCCCAGCTTCTCAACTGAATGCTCTTCCTGTGCCTGAACCTTCCCGAGCCGTATTGCTGGGAATTGGGATCATGGCCATTGCGTTCACCTACCGGAAGGCCTGGATCAATTTGAAACGTAAGGACTGA
- a CDS encoding DUF3313 family protein yields the protein MIYRLFLCLLLLPWLISCSSLQRLAKAGAAKPSPFLAHAGELKKTQAKHDPFLRVWRNSSRKVWEEAEKKKNLYIAPVSLEHLRPMTKPLSRVEVREKTRQKEAREMGEYAREQFAKAFRASANPHYQIVDAPAKDALNLELAIIEFNPNAISAGLTRRAINILAVPGAESLVGRPLKGNIAIEGRVWDPHQKESLYEFADAEHNRSALILSIHDYNPYSAARKIIREWASQFEQITRTPAGGRVKDSPAFTIWLW from the coding sequence ATGATTTATCGTCTATTTCTCTGCCTTCTGCTCCTGCCGTGGCTCATCTCATGCAGTTCCTTGCAGCGACTGGCCAAAGCCGGTGCAGCCAAACCTTCGCCTTTCCTCGCCCACGCTGGGGAACTGAAAAAGACCCAGGCAAAGCATGACCCCTTTTTGCGGGTCTGGCGCAATTCATCCCGCAAAGTCTGGGAAGAGGCTGAAAAGAAAAAGAATCTCTACATCGCCCCTGTCTCCCTGGAGCATCTGCGGCCCATGACCAAGCCTCTTTCACGTGTCGAGGTGCGGGAAAAAACACGCCAGAAGGAAGCCCGCGAAATGGGCGAATACGCGCGGGAACAATTTGCCAAAGCCTTCCGGGCCTCCGCCAACCCCCATTATCAAATCGTGGATGCTCCTGCAAAAGACGCTTTGAATTTGGAACTCGCGATCATCGAATTCAATCCCAATGCCATCAGTGCAGGCCTCACCCGCCGTGCCATCAACATCCTGGCGGTACCAGGGGCAGAATCACTGGTCGGGCGCCCTCTCAAAGGAAACATCGCAATTGAAGGCCGGGTATGGGACCCTCACCAGAAAGAGAGCCTGTATGAATTTGCCGATGCGGAGCATAACCGCTCCGCCTTGATCCTTTCCATCCACGACTACAATCCATACAGCGCTGCCCGCAAAATCATTCGCGAATGGGCATCGCAGTTTGAGCAAATCACCCGCACCCCAGCTGGGGGCCGGGTAAAAGACAGCCCGGCGTTCACGATTTGGCTGTGGTAA
- a CDS encoding FAD-dependent oxidoreductase, with protein MNMRADVIVAGGGSAGLAAALAAARKGARTVLLERQTKLGGMGTNALVHTFCGLFHPDASQPWAWLNPGIPTEIGQSMMERTSQTAPDLMGKVYVLRQHPSLYARIADEMCLAEPQLTVLSGTEWTGLKQGEAGWELDIITRGNCQELNAKALVDTTGDATGARLLNPVWCEQTEGARLYRPAYICAFHGMTGTHDDGWRLQVGALIVRAVRDGLLPVASMGAGFRDSPFPGETFLTVDLEAGQGEWDPFDPVKRARVEQEGREIAMALWSFLRSKHADFSECPPPMLPTKAGIRETARYIGDYVITGDDLATSRRFDDDIALAGWPMEKRENARGPKFRFFDEAKPAGIPARCLFRQDVPGLYFAGRCMSADHEALASLRVMGTCMATGQSAGELAAKHASQH; from the coding sequence ATGAACATGCGGGCGGACGTGATCGTCGCAGGAGGAGGCAGCGCAGGTCTGGCCGCCGCGTTGGCCGCAGCCCGGAAAGGCGCCCGGACCGTACTCCTGGAGCGGCAGACAAAACTGGGCGGCATGGGCACCAATGCCCTTGTGCATACCTTTTGTGGGCTTTTCCACCCCGATGCGAGCCAGCCCTGGGCCTGGTTAAATCCTGGTATTCCCACAGAGATTGGCCAGTCCATGATGGAGCGCACCAGCCAGACGGCCCCGGACCTGATGGGAAAGGTGTATGTGCTGCGGCAGCACCCGTCCCTCTACGCTCGGATCGCCGATGAGATGTGCCTTGCAGAGCCTCAGTTAACGGTCCTTAGCGGAACCGAATGGACCGGGCTGAAACAAGGAGAAGCCGGATGGGAATTAGACATCATCACCCGTGGCAACTGCCAAGAGCTGAATGCAAAAGCCCTGGTGGACACGACGGGCGATGCCACAGGAGCCCGCCTCCTGAACCCGGTCTGGTGTGAGCAAACCGAAGGGGCACGTTTATACAGGCCCGCCTATATTTGCGCCTTCCACGGAATGACCGGCACCCACGATGACGGGTGGCGCTTGCAAGTGGGAGCTCTCATCGTCAGGGCGGTGCGCGATGGCTTGCTACCCGTCGCATCCATGGGGGCCGGATTTCGTGATTCGCCCTTCCCAGGAGAAACCTTTCTCACCGTGGATCTTGAGGCCGGCCAGGGTGAATGGGACCCCTTTGACCCAGTGAAGCGAGCACGTGTGGAGCAGGAAGGAAGGGAAATAGCCATGGCACTGTGGTCTTTCCTGCGCAGCAAACACGCAGATTTTAGCGAATGTCCGCCACCCATGCTCCCGACAAAAGCAGGCATCCGGGAGACTGCCCGCTACATTGGAGACTATGTGATCACCGGAGATGATCTGGCGACCAGCCGCAGGTTCGACGATGACATCGCCCTAGCCGGATGGCCGATGGAAAAGCGGGAAAATGCCCGTGGCCCGAAGTTCCGCTTTTTTGATGAAGCCAAGCCCGCCGGCATCCCTGCCCGCTGTCTTTTCCGCCAGGATGTCCCCGGCCTATACTTCGCCGGGCGCTGCATGTCTGCGGACCATGAAGCCCTGGCGTCCCTGCGGGTCATGGGCACCTGCATGGCCACTGGGCAGTCAGCGGGAGAATTGGCAGCAAAACATGCCAGTCAGCACTGA
- a CDS encoding acyl carrier protein translates to MPDISPDAVIALILEHHIVETNEPLTPDSDLFSRGLDSLAMMQLMLQLERQFGVRISPSEMTRNHFATATVLATWLSHPNRSMS, encoded by the coding sequence ATGCCTGATATTTCACCTGACGCGGTTATTGCTCTCATTTTAGAGCATCACATCGTGGAAACAAATGAACCTCTAACACCCGATTCAGACCTGTTTTCAAGAGGTCTGGATTCACTGGCCATGATGCAGTTGATGCTGCAATTGGAGCGCCAGTTCGGCGTACGCATTTCGCCTTCTGAAATGACACGCAATCATTTTGCCACGGCGACGGTACTGGCCACCTGGCTATCGCATCCTAACCGTTCCATGTCATGA
- a CDS encoding rhodanese-like domain-containing protein, with protein sequence MQTQITPAELKQLITEGRCHLVDVREPVEHAEEHISAARLIPLGELEKRASELPKDKSLVIHCKSGKRGTKAQEKLKQLGFDQVQNLEGGIEAWKAAGLPVASADKKVFPLMQQVQLTIGTGVLTGAALSLTVHPYWVFLSAFFGAGLMLAGSTGWCGLAILLSKMPWNRVSGQSCGSAKNCSA encoded by the coding sequence ATGCAAACCCAAATCACCCCTGCGGAACTGAAACAGCTCATCACCGAGGGGCGCTGCCACTTGGTGGATGTGCGCGAGCCAGTCGAGCATGCCGAGGAACACATCAGCGCCGCCCGGCTCATCCCCTTGGGCGAATTGGAAAAACGCGCGTCCGAGCTCCCCAAAGATAAATCCTTGGTCATTCACTGCAAAAGCGGTAAACGCGGTACAAAGGCCCAGGAGAAACTGAAGCAGCTCGGCTTTGACCAAGTGCAAAATTTGGAAGGCGGCATTGAAGCCTGGAAGGCAGCGGGACTGCCCGTGGCGAGTGCGGACAAAAAGGTCTTTCCTCTCATGCAACAGGTTCAATTAACCATCGGCACAGGCGTGCTGACCGGCGCAGCCTTGTCACTGACGGTGCATCCTTATTGGGTGTTCCTGAGCGCTTTTTTTGGAGCGGGACTGATGCTGGCCGGTAGCACGGGATGGTGCGGACTGGCCATCCTGCTTTCTAAAATGCCATGGAATCGTGTGTCTGGACAGAGCTGCGGCTCCGCAAAGAATTGTTCGGCCTGA
- the queG gene encoding tRNA epoxyqueuosine(34) reductase QueG: MMELKTLLIAKAHELGFADCRIAPAKPAAHRELYEQWVAEGKYGDMAWMARNMDRRTDPTIVQPGAKTVIVLAMNYFQGPAPATAAGGYRIARYAWNEDYHDLIVKKLKDLDAFLIQQGGTQRYYVDTGPVLERDFASEAGLGWGGKSTMQIHRQLGTWFFLAELITTLDLPVDTPARDLCGKCTRCMVACPTQAITAPRRMDARRCVSYLTIESKGPIPLEFRRAMGDRIYGCDDCLSACPWNKFAQVSHEATFQARESVFNKKLSDFLTLTDEDFRTLFAKSPIKRIKRPAFIRNVCVALGNVGNLEDLPLLEAATHDEHPLISEHALWAVEEIHRRHAESLTASAAVGDTAF, encoded by the coding sequence ATGATGGAACTCAAAACTCTGCTCATCGCCAAAGCTCACGAGCTGGGATTTGCCGACTGCCGCATCGCGCCTGCAAAACCAGCCGCGCATCGGGAGCTTTATGAGCAATGGGTGGCGGAGGGCAAGTATGGGGACATGGCCTGGATGGCGCGAAACATGGACCGCCGCACAGATCCCACCATCGTCCAGCCGGGGGCGAAAACCGTCATCGTCCTGGCCATGAATTACTTCCAGGGGCCCGCGCCTGCGACCGCTGCGGGGGGGTACAGGATCGCCCGTTATGCCTGGAATGAGGACTACCATGACCTCATTGTAAAAAAGCTCAAAGACCTGGATGCCTTCCTCATCCAGCAGGGCGGCACGCAGCGGTACTATGTGGACACCGGCCCGGTGCTTGAGCGGGACTTCGCCAGTGAGGCCGGCCTGGGCTGGGGCGGGAAAAGCACCATGCAGATCCACCGCCAGTTAGGCACCTGGTTCTTCCTGGCGGAACTCATCACCACCCTGGATCTGCCCGTGGACACACCCGCCAGGGATCTCTGTGGTAAATGCACCCGCTGCATGGTGGCCTGCCCCACACAGGCCATCACCGCGCCCCGGCGCATGGATGCGCGCCGCTGTGTGAGCTACCTCACCATCGAAAGCAAAGGCCCCATCCCGCTCGAATTCCGCCGGGCCATGGGGGACCGCATCTATGGTTGCGATGACTGCCTGAGCGCCTGCCCCTGGAACAAGTTTGCCCAGGTTTCCCATGAGGCCACTTTTCAAGCCAGGGAATCCGTCTTTAACAAAAAGCTGTCCGATTTTCTGACGCTCACGGATGAGGACTTCCGCACCCTCTTTGCCAAATCACCCATCAAACGCATCAAGCGACCAGCCTTCATCCGCAATGTCTGTGTGGCCCTGGGCAATGTCGGCAACCTGGAGGATCTGCCCTTGCTGGAAGCCGCCACTCATGATGAACATCCCCTCATCTCCGAGCACGCCCTCTGGGCAGTGGAAGAAATCCATCGGCGTCATGCGGAGAGTCTAACAGCGTCGGCTGCCGTCGGCGACACGGCTTTTTAA
- the ggt gene encoding gamma-glutamyltransferase, translating into MKSLFCFIFVGLLSVNALAEEAGYAKFAAATVHPLATDAASAAYAKGGNAVDAAVAAGLTLGIVDGHNSGIGGGCFLVIRAANGSLTAIDGREMAPAKAHRDMYLKAGKLDDEASKTGALASGIPGVLKAYDLALKKHGRLTLADHLKTAAELAEKGFQMDAVYARKLEATADKLRLFPASASIFLKADGSAFKEGDTLVQKDLAKTYRAIAEHGLEWFYGGEFARKTEEWMKENGGIATVEDFRNYKAVEREPIRSSYRGYEIVCMPPPSSGGVHVAQILNILEHFPIRHFRASSRIHVVTEAMKLAFADRAHWLGDPDFAQVPKGLVDKEYAAELSRKIDLDHATSVPGHNTPPRWEGDIFGKHTTHLSTADAEGNWVALNQTINTAFGSKVVIPGTGVLLNNEMDDFAVQPGVPNAFKLVGAEANSIAPGKRPLSSMSPTLVFKEGQPMLSVGAAGGPTIITQTLLLISHVIDDGMEPNAALAEPRFHHQWSPDELKIETQFDRSTRKRVEALGHKLSESPGFGACQAVMWDDQRKLLVPAHDPRVPGKASGL; encoded by the coding sequence ATGAAATCGCTGTTTTGTTTTATTTTCGTCGGATTGTTGTCAGTCAACGCTTTGGCGGAGGAGGCGGGGTATGCCAAATTTGCTGCGGCTACTGTGCATCCACTTGCGACAGATGCTGCCAGCGCTGCTTATGCCAAAGGGGGGAATGCCGTGGATGCTGCGGTGGCGGCGGGGCTGACGTTGGGCATCGTGGACGGACATAATTCTGGAATTGGCGGTGGCTGTTTTTTGGTCATCCGTGCGGCCAATGGCAGTCTGACCGCCATTGATGGCCGGGAAATGGCTCCTGCAAAGGCCCATCGTGACATGTATCTTAAGGCGGGCAAACTTGATGATGAAGCTAGCAAGACCGGGGCGCTGGCATCCGGCATCCCTGGTGTTTTGAAGGCCTATGATCTGGCATTAAAAAAACATGGCCGACTGACTCTGGCAGATCACTTGAAAACTGCGGCTGAATTGGCCGAAAAGGGATTTCAGATGGATGCGGTGTATGCTCGCAAACTGGAGGCCACGGCTGACAAATTGCGTCTTTTTCCAGCCTCAGCGTCCATCTTTTTAAAAGCAGATGGTTCCGCATTCAAAGAAGGGGATACGCTGGTGCAAAAAGACCTCGCAAAAACCTATCGCGCCATTGCCGAGCATGGTCTCGAATGGTTTTACGGAGGAGAGTTCGCACGCAAGACCGAGGAGTGGATGAAGGAAAATGGAGGGATCGCCACCGTGGAGGACTTTCGGAATTATAAAGCGGTGGAGCGTGAACCCATCCGCTCCAGTTACCGCGGATACGAAATCGTCTGCATGCCGCCGCCGAGCAGCGGCGGGGTGCATGTGGCGCAGATCTTGAACATCCTGGAGCATTTTCCCATCCGCCATTTCCGCGCCAGCAGCCGGATCCATGTCGTGACGGAGGCTATGAAACTGGCCTTTGCTGACCGCGCACACTGGCTGGGAGACCCCGACTTTGCCCAGGTGCCCAAAGGACTGGTGGACAAGGAATACGCAGCGGAACTGAGCCGTAAAATTGATCTGGATCACGCCACCTCTGTGCCTGGTCACAATACCCCGCCGCGTTGGGAAGGCGACATCTTCGGGAAGCACACCACGCATCTTTCCACAGCGGATGCGGAGGGTAACTGGGTGGCCTTGAATCAGACAATCAATACGGCATTTGGCAGCAAGGTGGTGATTCCGGGCACGGGCGTGCTGCTAAACAATGAGATGGATGATTTTGCCGTGCAGCCAGGGGTGCCGAATGCTTTTAAGCTGGTGGGAGCTGAGGCCAATTCCATCGCGCCGGGCAAGCGTCCGCTTTCCAGCATGAGTCCCACGCTGGTCTTTAAAGAGGGGCAGCCGATGCTATCGGTGGGGGCGGCAGGAGGGCCGACGATCATAACGCAGACTTTGCTACTGATCAGTCATGTGATTGACGATGGGATGGAGCCCAACGCCGCCCTGGCAGAGCCACGCTTTCATCATCAATGGAGCCCGGACGAACTGAAAATCGAAACTCAATTTGATCGCAGTACTCGCAAGCGGGTGGAGGCGCTGGGGCACAAACTGAGTGAGTCCCCAGGATTCGGTGCCTGCCAGGCAGTGATGTGGGATGACCAAAGGAAGCTGCTGGTGCCAGCACATGATCCCCGTGTACCAGGCAAGGCATCTGGGCTATGA
- a CDS encoding rhodanese-like domain-containing protein has protein sequence MRAWLPFALYAFLGLAAGLALLWWLMDHRRGTAWAVSVIRDRFPDVAQVSPTGLREWLTDEARAVPVLVDARSDEEYAVSHLAGALHVDAETVEDEALRKWDPQQQYVVYCSAGYRACNLARRLHQAGIPQVTNLEGGIFAWANAGHPVQRDGQAVQAVHSYHRLFSRLLKRERRQP, from the coding sequence ATGCGAGCCTGGCTGCCATTCGCCCTTTATGCATTTCTCGGTCTCGCCGCAGGACTTGCCCTGCTTTGGTGGCTGATGGATCACCGCCGGGGGACTGCATGGGCCGTATCGGTCATCCGTGACCGTTTTCCCGATGTGGCCCAAGTATCACCGACCGGGCTTCGAGAATGGCTGACGGATGAGGCACGTGCAGTTCCGGTGCTGGTGGATGCACGTTCGGATGAAGAATATGCCGTTAGTCATCTGGCAGGAGCCCTGCATGTGGACGCTGAAACGGTGGAGGATGAGGCATTAAGAAAATGGGACCCGCAGCAGCAATACGTGGTTTATTGCTCCGCCGGATACCGTGCTTGCAATCTTGCCCGTCGGTTGCATCAGGCGGGCATTCCTCAGGTGACTAATCTGGAAGGCGGCATCTTCGCTTGGGCAAATGCTGGACACCCCGTGCAGCGTGATGGCCAAGCAGTGCAGGCCGTCCATTCTTATCACCGCCTTTTTTCCCGTCTATTGAAGCGGGAGCGCCGTCAGCCATGA
- a CDS encoding glucan biosynthesis protein: MIAPRSSGSLILSLCTAACLATHAADLTLADVTDFESLQKLAAQLALKPYEAPSQQLDPFFESLKYDGHRKIRFREEKALYSEDKESYRVQFFHPGWMFKKPVEFYRVDGAASTPVPFNPELFDYADLKLPENFKKPEGYAGFRVLAPHSLMDKRFEFMVFMGASYYRAVTTELGYGISARGVAVNTIGGKPEEFPDFTHFWFQQPKPGEKYFRILALLNGPSITGAYQFDTSPGKTTDMLVKATLHLRQPVEMLGIAPFSSMFWFGENSHPKPYDFRPEVHDSDGLQIEIADGPSIWRPLDVSRDLRLSIFETDKLKGFGLGERDRDFNNFQDLEAMYHNRPAVWVEPIKGFTKGSVVLVELSTGEETWDNIVAMWRPAELPKSPEEPLNVEYRLAWLEEQLPGLLCKVISTRRGFVMKKEDHEYVVDFTKGGLNLKKPQDWVPELEVVISNGDAKILDKRVMHNRETGGWRAFFKLDVPPKTNLLEMMCEMKDGDKVISERWMYQWRR, translated from the coding sequence ATGATTGCTCCCCGTTCCTCAGGGTCCCTGATTCTGTCTCTTTGTACAGCCGCCTGTCTTGCCACCCATGCCGCTGATTTGACATTGGCGGATGTAACGGACTTTGAGTCGTTGCAGAAGCTGGCTGCCCAGTTGGCGCTGAAACCCTATGAGGCACCTTCGCAGCAGTTGGATCCATTTTTTGAATCCCTTAAATACGACGGCCACCGGAAGATCCGGTTTCGGGAAGAGAAAGCTCTTTATTCGGAGGACAAGGAATCTTACCGCGTCCAGTTTTTTCACCCAGGCTGGATGTTCAAAAAGCCGGTAGAATTCTATCGTGTGGACGGTGCTGCCAGCACGCCCGTGCCGTTTAATCCCGAACTCTTTGACTACGCAGATCTAAAACTGCCGGAAAATTTCAAGAAGCCAGAGGGGTATGCAGGTTTTCGCGTTTTGGCACCGCATTCGCTGATGGATAAGCGGTTTGAATTCATGGTCTTCATGGGTGCCAGCTACTACCGTGCGGTGACGACGGAACTTGGCTACGGCATCAGTGCCCGTGGTGTAGCGGTCAATACCATCGGCGGCAAGCCTGAGGAATTTCCAGACTTCACGCACTTCTGGTTTCAGCAGCCTAAGCCCGGTGAAAAATACTTTCGCATCCTGGCTCTGCTGAATGGTCCCAGCATCACTGGGGCTTATCAGTTCGATACTTCCCCCGGGAAGACAACGGACATGCTGGTGAAGGCAACGCTGCATCTGCGGCAGCCGGTGGAAATGCTGGGCATCGCCCCGTTTTCCAGCATGTTTTGGTTCGGCGAAAACAGCCATCCCAAGCCTTACGATTTCCGTCCTGAAGTACATGACAGTGATGGCTTGCAGATTGAGATCGCCGATGGTCCCTCTATCTGGCGTCCGCTGGATGTCAGCCGTGACCTGCGACTGAGCATTTTCGAAACCGACAAGCTGAAAGGCTTTGGCCTGGGTGAGCGGGATCGTGACTTCAACAATTTCCAGGACTTGGAAGCCATGTATCATAACCGCCCGGCTGTGTGGGTGGAGCCGATCAAAGGATTCACAAAGGGCTCGGTCGTCCTTGTTGAGCTTTCTACAGGGGAAGAGACTTGGGATAACATTGTGGCCATGTGGAGACCCGCGGAACTGCCCAAGTCACCTGAAGAGCCACTCAATGTGGAGTATCGCCTGGCCTGGCTGGAGGAACAACTCCCCGGTCTGCTTTGCAAAGTCATTTCCACCCGACGCGGGTTTGTGATGAAAAAGGAGGATCACGAATATGTGGTGGATTTCACCAAAGGCGGGCTGAATCTGAAAAAGCCGCAGGACTGGGTGCCTGAACTGGAAGTGGTGATCAGCAATGGAGACGCCAAAATTCTGGACAAGCGCGTGATGCATAACCGCGAAACAGGTGGCTGGCGGGCCTTCTTCAAGCTGGATGTTCCGCCTAAGACCAATCTCCTGGAGATGATGTGTGAAATGAAAGACGGGGATAAAGTGATCTCTGAGCGCTGGATGTACCAGTGGCGGCGCTGA
- a CDS encoding DsrE family protein yields the protein MSVIPIQIRENLRIVYQVTDDLQYEGVNKGLFYARKLINTYEKQGITADQVKLHLVYHGTGLHAVVNPAARARLKAETADNPNGEILAELVGRGVQIELCENTMQQKGVKSTELMPGVKLVVGAFPRLVDLQLLGHAYIKFE from the coding sequence GTGTCGGTCATCCCAATCCAGATTCGGGAGAATTTGCGCATTGTTTATCAGGTGACGGATGACCTTCAGTACGAAGGCGTCAACAAGGGCCTATTTTATGCCCGCAAGCTCATCAACACGTATGAAAAGCAGGGTATCACAGCGGATCAGGTGAAACTGCATCTGGTCTATCATGGCACGGGGCTTCATGCCGTGGTGAATCCTGCCGCACGTGCCCGGCTAAAAGCAGAAACTGCCGATAATCCCAATGGGGAAATTTTGGCCGAGCTGGTGGGGCGTGGAGTCCAGATCGAACTATGTGAAAATACGATGCAGCAAAAAGGCGTTAAATCCACAGAACTGATGCCTGGTGTGAAGCTGGTAGTGGGTGCATTTCCAAGGCTGGTGGACCTGCAACTGTTGGGGCACGCCTACATCAAGTTTGAGTAG